A genomic segment from Gemmatimonas aurantiaca encodes:
- the ispG gene encoding flavodoxin-dependent (E)-4-hydroxy-3-methylbut-2-enyl-diphosphate synthase, producing the protein MSSVTEFARRRPTVTVRVRGVPVGSGSPVVVQSMTNTDTADAAATADQVAALYEAGSQKVRITVNNDEAAQAVPEIRQRLTDRGLDVPIIGDFHYNGHLLLTRYPAAAAALDKYRINPGNVGSRHRDANFTTIVQAAIEHDKPVRIGVNWGSLDQDLLTQMMDANASSATPRDAKDVYMDAMLESALRSAALAEEVGLAHDKIIVSAKISVVPDLVECYRRLATRCDYPLHLGLTEAGMGNKGVIASTAALSILLAEGIGDTIRVSLTPKPGGDRREEVYVAQQILQSLGLRSFAPQVTACPGCGRTTSSFFQHMAEDIQGYLREQMPLWRASYPGVVDMKVAVMGCVVNGPGESKHANIGISLPGTFEEPKAPVYVDGKLFTTLKGDRIVAEFLVILNEYVERTYGQLSAV; encoded by the coding sequence GTGTCTTCTGTCACCGAATTTGCCCGACGCCGACCGACCGTCACGGTCCGCGTGCGTGGTGTCCCTGTTGGCTCCGGGTCGCCCGTGGTCGTGCAATCGATGACCAACACCGATACCGCGGACGCCGCCGCGACGGCCGATCAGGTGGCGGCGTTGTACGAAGCGGGTTCGCAGAAGGTCCGTATCACGGTCAACAACGACGAGGCCGCACAGGCGGTCCCGGAAATCCGCCAGCGCCTCACCGACCGTGGACTGGACGTGCCGATCATCGGCGACTTCCACTACAACGGGCATCTGCTGCTCACCAGGTACCCGGCCGCGGCGGCCGCGCTGGACAAGTACCGCATCAATCCCGGCAACGTGGGCTCCCGTCATCGCGACGCCAACTTCACGACCATCGTGCAGGCGGCCATCGAGCATGACAAGCCCGTGCGGATCGGCGTCAACTGGGGTTCGCTCGATCAGGATCTGCTCACGCAGATGATGGACGCCAACGCATCGTCGGCCACGCCGCGCGATGCCAAGGATGTCTACATGGACGCGATGCTGGAAAGCGCCCTGCGTTCGGCCGCCCTGGCGGAGGAAGTGGGCCTCGCGCACGACAAGATCATCGTCAGCGCCAAGATCTCCGTCGTGCCCGATCTGGTGGAGTGTTACCGCCGTCTGGCCACACGGTGCGACTATCCGCTGCACCTCGGCCTCACCGAAGCCGGCATGGGCAACAAGGGCGTCATCGCCTCGACGGCGGCACTGTCGATCCTGCTGGCCGAGGGTATCGGCGACACGATCCGTGTGTCGCTCACGCCGAAGCCGGGCGGTGACCGTCGCGAGGAAGTGTATGTCGCGCAGCAGATCCTGCAGTCACTGGGGCTGCGTTCGTTCGCGCCGCAGGTGACCGCCTGTCCGGGGTGCGGGCGCACGACCAGTTCGTTCTTCCAGCACATGGCCGAAGACATCCAGGGCTACCTGCGCGAACAGATGCCCCTCTGGCGCGCGTCGTATCCCGGCGTGGTGGACATGAAGGTCGCCGTGATGGGTTGCGTGGTGAACGGTCCGGGCGAGTCGAAGCACGCCAACATCGGCATCTCCCTGCCGGGCACGTTCGAAGAACCCAAGGCGCCGGTGTACGTGGACGGCAAGCTGTTCACGACGCTCAAGGGCGACCGCATCGTGGCCGAGTTCCTCGTGATTCTCAACGAGTACGTGGAGCGGACGTACGGACAGCTCTCGGCGGTCTGA
- a CDS encoding YncE family protein, protein MRRSSGPLKDRLKDWPNDRQVRRLARLIVVAVTAMLGEIGDAGAQRTSTSPGAAIAAPTRTYRALVASESVDRVAVIEFGPTGARVVREHEVGVMLADPDGPHGLAFEPGGAHYYVTTAHGTPYGVLWKFDTRTNAYQGQVMLGNFPATLQVSPDGRSIVVVNFNLHGDMVPSDVSVVRADSLQEIARITTCTMPHGSRMNSTGTRHYSVCMMDDQLVEIDLDGLQVARHFLLTRGLEQGMAGMPPQRTAAGVGAHAGHDMSGHGLAQPAAGSTTCSPTWAQPSPDDRTVWVACNGTSDLVEIDVPTWQMRRRIPAGNGVYNLAITRDGKKLVATNKRGQSVSVIDTQSGAVLATLPTQRRVVHGVAVTSDDRYAFVSVEGVGSEPGTVEIIDLVALETVARVDVGQQAGGIDVVPDPG, encoded by the coding sequence GTGCGACGATCGAGTGGTCCGTTGAAAGATCGACTGAAAGATTGGCCGAACGATCGGCAGGTCCGTCGCCTCGCGCGGCTGATTGTCGTGGCCGTGACGGCGATGCTCGGGGAAATCGGCGACGCGGGTGCCCAACGGACGTCGACATCTCCGGGCGCGGCAATCGCCGCACCGACGCGCACGTATCGGGCACTCGTGGCCTCCGAGTCGGTGGATCGGGTGGCCGTGATCGAGTTCGGCCCCACCGGCGCGCGCGTCGTGCGCGAGCACGAGGTGGGCGTGATGCTGGCCGATCCCGATGGCCCGCATGGTTTGGCATTCGAACCTGGTGGTGCGCACTACTACGTGACCACCGCGCACGGCACCCCGTATGGCGTGCTCTGGAAATTCGATACGCGTACGAATGCCTATCAGGGGCAGGTGATGCTGGGAAATTTCCCCGCGACCTTGCAGGTGAGCCCCGACGGTCGATCGATCGTGGTGGTGAATTTCAATCTGCACGGCGACATGGTGCCGTCGGATGTATCGGTGGTGCGTGCGGACAGCTTGCAGGAAATCGCACGCATCACCACCTGCACGATGCCTCATGGGTCACGCATGAACAGCACCGGCACACGGCACTACTCGGTGTGCATGATGGACGACCAGCTCGTGGAGATCGATCTCGACGGATTGCAGGTGGCGCGGCATTTCCTGCTCACCAGAGGTCTGGAGCAGGGGATGGCCGGGATGCCACCGCAGCGTACCGCCGCTGGCGTGGGTGCGCACGCCGGGCATGACATGAGCGGTCACGGCCTCGCCCAACCCGCGGCCGGCAGCACGACGTGTTCGCCCACCTGGGCACAGCCGTCGCCGGACGATCGCACGGTGTGGGTGGCGTGCAACGGCACGAGTGATCTCGTGGAGATCGATGTGCCCACGTGGCAGATGCGTCGTCGTATTCCGGCCGGCAACGGCGTCTACAATCTGGCCATCACGCGGGACGGCAAGAAGCTCGTCGCCACCAACAAGCGTGGACAGAGTGTGTCGGTCATCGACACGCAGAGTGGTGCCGTTCTCGCGACATTGCCCACGCAGCGCCGCGTGGTGCATGGTGTCGCGGTCACGTCTGACGACCGCTACGCCTTCGTGAGCGTGGAAGGTGTGGGTAGTGAACCCGGCACGGTCGAGATCATCGATCTCGTGGCGCTCGAGACCGTGGCACGTGTTGATGTCGGGCAGCAGGCCGGCGGGATCGACGTGGTGCCGGACCCGGGGTGA